Sequence from the Haladaptatus cibarius D43 genome:
TACTCCCCGAACCCATCCATGTCGCGAGTAGCGTTCCAGCAACGATTACTGAACCTAAGCTTCTACCGGCAAGAAGGAAATCCTCCGCTGTTTCCGCTTTGTTATAGGCCCAAATCCCGATTCCAATCATTACGATCAAATAGCCTGCGACAGGATACAACAGTACGATATCTGACTGTACGGCCATCGATTATCCCTCCTCGACCATTTCTTGCTGTATACATTGGATATACATGTTATAGTTTATCGCAGTTGTTTTTTCCATGGTTAACCCTATCACGGGGTTAGAAATAAATTTACGGTGTACCGTGTTTTGTCTCTCTTATGGATCGACTACGCATCCCAAATGAAGAGTATCGAGAACGAGCGAAGACCCTGTTTTCACGTGCTCACGAAGACGGGTATGACGGCGTAGTGCTGTTTGGTGCGCTAAATGTATACTATGTAACTGGTATGTATCATCTTCCGACCGAGCGTCCGTGCGCCGTTGGATTGACCGATGAGCGTATCGATATCGTCGTTCCACGACTAGAACGGGAACACGCCGAGCGTTCGGACTTCAACATCGATGATGTCCACGTCTACTTCGATTTTCCACAGGGTAATCCAATGACACTGGTCGCTGAGATGTGCGAAAATCTTGGTATTGCAGAGAGTTCAGTTGCTGTTGATAGCGATGGCAGTCCACGTCGAAATGGCTATACCGGGCCATCACTTTCCAGTCTTATTCCCGGTACTGTTGGTGTTGAGGACTACGTGACGACGATGCGTGAACGGAAAAGTGAGGCTGAAATCGATCTTATTCGTGAGGCGAGTACGTGGGCACACCTTGGACATCGACTACTCCAAGAAAAACTAGCGGTAGGGAGACGACCTATTTCGATTAGTGCCGAGGTCGAAGTTGAAGGAACCGATGCAATACTTGATACTCTTGGTGAACGATATGAGATGACGAGTTGGTCGCGTCCAATGCAATGTAACTTCACGACTGGCTCAGTTACTTCGCTACCTCACAGCGTTGACCAGACGACACGTATTCGAGAGGGAGACAACATCGTTACAATCGTTAAGCCCACCATCGGTGGGTATACGACTGAACTTGAGCGGACTTTGATTGTTGGTGAGCCATCGGACGAGCAGCGAGATTACTTTGAGATAATGTGTGAGTCACAAAAAGTCGCGATCGACACAATTGAACCTGGTATCGAATACGCGGCCGTCGAAGAAGCAGTTATGAGCTATTATAAAGAACAGGGTGTGCATGAATACGTGCAACACCATATCGGACACAATATCGGAATGGAAGGACACGAGCGTCCATTTCTCGATCGAGGATATGACGGCACGATATCACCGGGAGAACTGTATACCGTTGAACCAGGGTTCTATGTTCCTGAAGTCGGCGGATTTCGCCATTCTGATACGATACTCGTCACTGAGACAGGAACGGACACTCTGACATACTATCCTCGAGATATCGACCAACTCATAGTTTAACTAGCGGCTCTCATTGGAGAAAGCAGTGAGTGCGAACGCGGACGGATCATTTTCCGCTGGTTCGGGAAACACGAGAAATATTCATATTGATTTCTAAATGATATTTTTCTGTTGATAGATAGAGAGATGGATAACTACTTTATCAGTATAACCAAAGGACTCAACGATGGTGTCACATAAAGCGTACGAGCGCGCTGAGAAATTTCTCCCAAAGAACATTGAACCACTTATCTTGAACGACGATATCGACATTCACTGGATCGGTGACAGCGATCGATTCTGGTATCGTCGAGAGTGCCGTAACGGAAAAGAATTCGTTCGAATCAATCCGGACAAGGACACCCGCACACCGGCATTTGATCACGAGCAACTTGCGGAAGCGATTGCAAGAGAGACAGAGGTTCTCTACGATCAATGGAGTCTCCCGTTTGATGAGTTTGAATACACCGATGACGAGTC
This genomic interval carries:
- a CDS encoding M24 family metallopeptidase, which translates into the protein MDRLRIPNEEYRERAKTLFSRAHEDGYDGVVLFGALNVYYVTGMYHLPTERPCAVGLTDERIDIVVPRLEREHAERSDFNIDDVHVYFDFPQGNPMTLVAEMCENLGIAESSVAVDSDGSPRRNGYTGPSLSSLIPGTVGVEDYVTTMRERKSEAEIDLIREASTWAHLGHRLLQEKLAVGRRPISISAEVEVEGTDAILDTLGERYEMTSWSRPMQCNFTTGSVTSLPHSVDQTTRIREGDNIVTIVKPTIGGYTTELERTLIVGEPSDEQRDYFEIMCESQKVAIDTIEPGIEYAAVEEAVMSYYKEQGVHEYVQHHIGHNIGMEGHERPFLDRGYDGTISPGELYTVEPGFYVPEVGGFRHSDTILVTETGTDTLTYYPRDIDQLIV